GGACCCGGCGGGCGAGCTCGTGATCGTGCTCGCGCACGGCTTCACGGGCGGCATCGACCGGCCGCACGTGCGCCGCGCCGCGGGCGTCTTCGCGCAGCGTGCGGCCGTGATCACGTTCTCCTTCCGGGGGCATGGCGGGTCCGGCGGGCTCTCCACGGTCGGCGACCGCGAAGTGCTCGATCTGGCGGCCGCGGTGGAGTGGGCGCGGTCCAAGGGGCATGCACGCGTGGTGACCGTCGGCTTCTCGATGGGCGGTTCCGTGGTGCTCCGGCACGCGGCGCTCGCGGGTACCGCGCATGGGGGGCGCACGGAAGCGCGCGTTGACGCGGTGGTCGCGGTGAGTGCTCCTGCCCGTTGGTTCTACCGGGGGACGGCGCCGATGCGGCGGCTGCACTGGGTGGTGACGCGGCCCCTGGGGCGCGTGGTGGGCCGCCTCGGCCTGCACACGCGAATCCACCCGCACGAGTGGGACCCGGTGCCGCTCTCGCCGGTGGAGTCGGTCCCGCTGATCGCGCCGACGCCGCTGCTGATCGTGCACGGGGACCGGGACCCGTACTTCCCCGTGGACCACCCCCGGATGCTGGCCGCCGCCGCGCGGGGCGGGGCGGAGCTGTGGCTGGAGGCGGGCATGGGGCACGCGGAGAACGCGGCGGACGACGCCCTGCTCGGTCGGATCGCCGAGTGGGCCACGGCATCATGGACGTCGGCAACCGCCGAGAGAGAGGAGCTGCCATGGTGAACGGCACCATTCGTTACTGGGCCGCGGCCAAAGCAGCCGCAGGCGTCGCGGAGGAGCCGTACGCCGCCTCGACGCTGGCCGAGGCGTTGGACGCGGCGCGCGAGCGACACCCCGGTGAGCTGGTCCAGGTACTGCGGCGATGCTCGTTCCTCATCGACGGTGACCCCGTGGGTACCCGCGGGCATGAGACGGTACGGCTGGCCGAGGGCGGCACGGTCGAGGTGCTCCCGCCGTTCGCAGGAGGGTGAGCAGCGCTATGAGCGATCCGCGATATGAGGCGTACGGGGACTACGACCCCTACCGGGGGGAGTATCCGCCTGCCGAGCCGCAGGTCTATCCGCCCGAGCAGCAGCAGGGCTATCCGCCGGAGCAGCAGCAGGCCTACTCCGGCGAGCAGTACGCCCAGCAGCAGTACCTCGCTGCCCAGCAACAGCAACAGCAACAGCAGCCGTACGTGCAGCAGTCGTACCCGCAGCAGCAGCCGTATGCCCCTCAGGACTCGTACACCCAGCAGTGGGAGGGGCAGACCTGGGACACGCAGATCCAGCCCTCACCTGCGGTGGACGTGACGGAGACGGCCTACCTGCCGCCGCAGTCGTACGACTCGACGCCCGCCCAGACCGCTCAGCCTGAACCGTCCCGCACCGCGGGACACCTGCCCATGGCGGAAAGCGCGCCCGCGCCCGCGCCCGAGCCCGCCGCCGACTCCGCCACCTACGGCCCCGCCACCACCACCGGCAACCCCCGGGTCACCGACGCCCAGCGCGCTCGGGCCGAGGGGCGCTCGCCGGTCATAGAGCCCGGGATCCAGCCCGCCGCGCTGACCGCGGTCCTGGGGCTGCTGCTCGCCGGGACCGCGGCGATCGGGCAGTACGCCCTGCTCGTGCCGCTGATCCTGCTGCAGGCCGTCACCGCCGCCGGGTGGTTCCGGCTCAACGGGATGTGGCCCGCCCGGCAGGGCATCGCGCTCGCCTTCATGGGCGGTGTCGCCGCCGACATCGCACTCCTGGTCACCGGCAAGGAGAACGCGCCCGCCGCGATCCTGGGCACCCTCGGCGTCTGGGTGCTGCTCGTCCTCGTCCTCCAGCTGCGCAGCCGTGCCTCCGCCGACGAGCGGATGGCAGGGCTGATGGCGACCGTCGCCTCCGCAGCGCTCGCGATCATCGCCACCGGGTTCCTCGCGGCGTCCGAGGACGCCGCGACGGTGGGCGGCATCGCCGTCGCGGTCGCCGTGATCGCCCGCGCGCTGCCCCTGCCGACGCCCGCTTCGGTCGTCGTCGCGCTGCTCGCCGCCGCCGGAGCCGGTATCGCCGTCGGCGGTGCGACGGACTTCGGCAGCAAGGGCGCGCTGCTCGGCCTGGGGGCCGGTGTCTGCGCGCTGATCGGCCACCGGGTCGCCAGTTACGACTACCCGTCCCGCTTCGTGCACATGACGGCGGGTGTCGCCCTGCCGCTCGCCGCCGCGGCCCCGGCCGTCTACGTGCTCGGTCGTGCCATGGGCTGACCGGCACTCGCTGATCGTCACAGCTGATCGTCACAGCTGATCGACAGGTCCCCGGCCGGGCTCTCCCGCCGGGGACCTGTCCTTTAGGCTCGCGGCAACGACAGTCAGACGGGGGATCAAGGTGGGGGAACACCGGACATGAAGCGCTCCGTACGAATACTTCTGATCGTCCTCGTGATCCTGGGGGGCCTCTTCGTGGGCGCCGACCGCCTCGCGGTGAACTTCGCCGAGGACGAGGCGGCGGAGAAGCTGCGTACCAGCGAGGGGCTCGCCGACAAGCCCGACGTCTCCATCAAGGGCTTTCCCTTCCTGACCCAGGTCGCGGGCGGCACGCTCGACGACGTCGAGATCGGGATCAAGGACTACGACGCCACCTCCGGCTCCGACAAGATCCGCATCGCCGATCTGAACGCCCGGATGAAGGGCGTCGAGTTCTCCGGCGACTACAGCTCCGCCACCGCGGACACGGCCACCGGCACCGCCCGGATCTCGTACGACGAGCTGCTCAAGGAGGCGCAGGGCGAGCCGGTCCAGCTGCCGCTGGGTGCCACCGGCAAGGTCGTCGGGCTCTCGGACGGCGGCGGCAACAAGGTCAAGGTCGAGGTCGAGGTGAGCAAGGGCGGCGCGAAGCTGCCCAAGCCGGTGCACGTGCTGAGCTCGGTCCGGGTCGAGGGCGACACGATCAAGGTGAACGCCGACGAGATCCCGAAGAAGTTCGAGGTCATGGGTGTCTCGATCCCGCTCCCCGAGGGACTCGTCCGTGATGTGACCGACTTCGAGGAGAAGGTCACCGGGCTGCCGGGCGGCATCAAGATCGACTCGGTGGAGCCGGCGCGGGACGGCGTGGACATCTCGGTCAAGGGCACGAACGTGAAGCTCGCGGGCTGAGACCGCCGGGGTACGCCGCGAACGCCGCGTACAGCCGCTTGGCGGTACGAGGTTCCGCAGTACGAGACAGAGCCGTCCGCGCGATGGATACGGCGAGGGTGAACACGGCCCCTCGCCCCCGCGCGGGCGGCTTCTTTCTTCAACCAATCCCACATTGTGGATGATCGCGTCTCACCATCCGACACCCCGGTGACACGGCCGCCCTTGCGTCCTTACGATCGGACGCATGCAGCGACAGGCGGACCTCACGAAGCGGCGGGCAGTAGACCTGTGCCGCGTCGCCGCCATGCTCTGTCGCACCTTCTGAGCGGGAGCTCCGACTTCCGCATCCCCCAGGCCCGTTGACACCGTCAGGGCCACCCCGTGCCGCGTACGCAGCGACTCGACGCACCCGCGCAATCACAGCCCGTACGCGGCATCCCCTCGCACAGCACCGCAGCCCCGCCGTAACTGCCCCGGAGGAGAAGAAGTATGAGCCGCAGCGACGTCCTGGTAGACGCCGACTGGGTCGAGGCCCACATCGACGACCCGAAGGTTGCCATCGTCGAGGTCGACGAAGACACCTCCGCGTACGACAAGAACCACATCAAGAACGCGATCCGCATCGACTGGACCGACGACCTCCAGGACCCGGTCCGCCGCGACTTCGTCGACCAGGAGGGCTTCGAGAAGCTCCTCTCGGCCAAGGGCATCGCGAACGACACCACCGTCGTCCTCTACGGCGGCAACAACAACTGGTTCGCGTCCTACGCCTTCTGGTACTTCAAGCTCTACGGCCACCAGGACGTGAAGCTCCTCGACGGCGGCCGCAAGAAGTGGGAGCTCGACTCCCGTGACCTGGTCGACGGCTCCGAGGTCCCCAGCCGCCCCGCCACCGACTACAAGGCCAAGCCCCAGGACACCTCGATCCGCGCCTTCCGCGACGACGTCGTCAAGGCGATCGGTGCGCAGAACCTGGTCGACGTGCGCTCGCCCGACGAGTTCAGCGGCAAGCTGCTCGCCCCCGCGCACCTGCCGCAGGAGCAGTCGCAGCGTCCGGGCCACGTCCCGTCCGCGCGCAACATCCCGTGGTCGAAGAACGCCAACGACGACGGCACCTTCAAGTCGGACGACGAGCTCAAGGCCCTCTACGAGGACGAGCAGGTCGACCTCGCCAAGGACACCATCGCGTACTGCCGCATCGGTGAGCGTTCGGCCCTGACCTGGTTCGTCCTGCACGAGCTGCTCGGCCAGACCAACGTCAAGAACTACGACGGCTCCTGGACCGAGTACGGCTCCCTCGTCGGCGTGCCGATCGAGCTCGGCGCCAACAAGTAACCCTCCCCGAAGCCAGCAGTGACCTGACCAGTTAAGGACGAACGCATATGTGTGGAGCGAAGGCCGGCGGACCCGACGCCTCGACGATCAAGCCCGGCGAGACCACCATCCAGGGCCAGGTGACCCGCGACGGCGAGCCCGTCAGCGGCTACGTGCGCCTGCTCGACTCGACCGGCGAGTTCACCGCCGAGGTCCCGACCTCGGCGACCGGCCAGTTCCGCTTCTACGCGGCCGAGGGCACGTGGACGCTGCGCGCCCTGATCCCGGGCGGCACGGCCGACCGCACGGTCGTGGCCCAGACGGGCGGCCTCGCCGAGGTCGCGATCGCCGTTTGATCTGACGACAGCGGTCACTGACGGCTGGAGGGCCGCACCCCAGGGGGTTGGACGCCACTGGTACGGGGTGCGGTCCTTCGGCTCGTGATCAGCGGGCGCTTGTGATCAGCGGGGGGCTAGCGGCGGTGCTTGCCGTCCAGCTCGTCCCACCACTCGTCGGACTTCGGGTCTCCCGAGGGGTCGTCCCACCAGCGGTCCTCCGGGCCGCGGCGGTTCGCCACGATGGCGGCCAGCGGCGGGATCACCATCGCCACGACGCACATGCCGACGGCGACGGGGATGGACCAGAGCCGCACGACGCCCCACGCCAGGACGAAGAGGGCGATGCACGTGCCCATCATGGCGAAGTACGCATGGCGGCGTCGCGCGAACATGAATCCAGCGTACGACCGGGTGGCTCAGTACACGAGCGCCTGGGTGCCGTCCGTCATGGCCTCCTGCACGAACACCTGGGCGCCGGCGATCCGCACCCCGTCGATGACGTCCTTCTCGGTGATATCGCGGCGCGCCGCGCACTGTGTGCAGAGCGTGATCCGGCCCGCGGCCACGATCGAGTCGATCAGGTCGGGGAGCGGCGCCGCGTGCGGAAGGTCGAACTCCGCCGCGCGGCCCGGCAGCGCGAACCATGCCGACTCACCGGTCAGCCAGAGCGAGACCTCCACACCGCTGGCCACGGCCACGGCCGCCACCGTGAACGCCTGCGAGCAGCGCTCGGGGGCGTCGGCCCCGGCGGTCACCTTGATCACGAGCTTCTTCGCCATGGCCGCATCGTAAGGCCACGCGGGAAGCCACCCGTAAGGCCACCTCGCAGAGAGGTGCGGGCCGCGCACGACTACAGTGGGAGCGGCTCTGATACCTGCCCCACTAGCTCACCCCATAGCTCACCGAGGAGCACCCCGTGCTTGAGGCCTTCTTCTCCGCCCTGCTGGTTCTGGTCTGCGTCGGCGTACTCGCGTTCGCCGGACTGTCCGTGAAGAAGCTGTACCAGGGTCAGCGCTGAGCCCCGTACGTCCCGTACGCCACCTAGAGATCGCCTGAGCATCCCATGATCGAGATTCCGTCCGACCTGCACCCCGACCTCGTGCCCCTCGTTTGGCTCCTCGGCAACTGGGCCGGCGCGGGCGTCACCGACTTCCCCGGCGCCGAGAAGGCGAACTTCGGCCAGGAAGTGTCCTTCTCCCATGACGGGCGGGACTTCATCGAGTACCACTCGCACACGTGGGTGCTCGACGCCGAGGGCAACAAGGTCAAGCCGCTGGAGTCCGAGTCGGGCTTCTGGCGCATCGACAAGGACCGCAAGGTCGAGACCGTGATGGTGCGCGACGACGGCGTCGTCGAGGTCTGGTACGGCGAGCTCGCCGACCAGAAGCCGCAGATCGACCTGGTCACGGACGCGGTCGCCCGTACGGCGGCCTCCGGCCCGTACACCGGCGGCAAGCGTCTCTACGGGTATGTGAAGGGCGACCTGATGTGGGTCGGCGAGAAGCAGACCCCCGAGGTGCCCCTGCGGCCGTACATGTCGGCGCAGCTGAAGAAGGTCGTCTCGCCCGAGGACGTCGCCGAGATGGCGCGCGGCCTGGGCGACCTGCCGGACGACGGCATCGCGTTCTTCAAGTAGGTCATATGGCCGGTGGGCCTACACTGCGGGTGTGGCAAGCACCGACTCCGACTGGAAGAGCGACCTGCGACAGCGCGGCTACCGGCTGACGCCGCAGCGCCAGCTTGTCCTCGAAGCCGTCGACACCCTTGAGCACGCGACCCCCGACGACATCCTCTGCGAAGTGCGGAAGACGGCGTCGGGGGTCAACATTTCCACGGTGTACCGCACGCTGGAGCTCCTGGAGGAGCTGGGCCTGGTCAGCCACGCGCACCTGGGGCACGGGGCGCCGACGTACCACCTCGCGGACCGCCACCACCACCTTCACCTGGTGTGCAGGGACTGCACGAACGTGATCGAGGCGGATGTCTCGGTGGCCGCGGAGTTCACCGCGAAGCTGCGGGACACCTTCGGTTTCGACACGGACCTGAAGCACTTCGCGATCTTCGGGCGCTGCGAGGACTGCTCGGGCAAGAAGGAATAAGAACGCCCGTCGCCGGGTCGTAGTGTGGGTGAACATGAAGAGCCCCCTCCTGTCCCTGCCCGGCGCCGTCCCCGCCGAGGGCGTGGACGAAGGCGTCGCCGCCCACTACGGCGATCTGTTCCGTGAACAGCGCGCCCTCGCCGACGGCACCGGTTTCGTCGACCTCTCGCACCGCGGCGTCGTCACCGTCTCCGGACCCGACCGGCTGAGCTGGCTGCACCTGCTGCTCACGCAGCACGTGACCGAGCTGCCCGTCGGCCGGGCCACCGAGGCGCTGATCCTCTCCGCGAACGGCCACATCGAGCACGCCCTCTATCTCGTCGACGACGGCGAGACGGTGTGGGCGCACGTCGAGCCCGGCACGCAGGACGCGCTTGTCGCCTATCTGGAGAGCATGAAGTTCTTCAACCGGGTCGAAGTCGCCGACCGCACGGACGAGTTCGCGGTCGTCTACCTCCCGGCCGGTTCGATCGCCGCGGTACCGGAAGGCGTCGTCGTACGCGAGACGGCGCAGGGCCGGGATCTCTTCCTGCCGCGTGCGTCCCTGGAGTCGTACGCCGAGGAGAGCGGCCCCGCGATCGGCATCCTCGCCCACGAGGCGCTGCGCGTGGAGGCGCACCGGCCGCGGCTCGGCTTCGAGACGGACCACCGCACGATCCCGCACGAGCTGGGCTGGATCGGCACGGCCGTGCACCTGCAGAAGGGCTGCTACCGAGGCCAGGAGACGGTCGCCCGCGTCCAGAACCTGGGCAAGCCGCCCCGCCGCCTGGTCTTCCTGCACCTGGACGGGAGCGAGGTGCATCTGCCGGCGGCCGGCACGGAGCTGCGCCTGGCCTCGGAGGGCGATGAGGGCCGGAAGCTGGGCTTCATCACCACGGCGGTACGCCACCACGAGCTGGGGCCGATCGCGCTCGCGCTGGTGAAGCGGAACGTGCCGCTGGACGCGGCGCTGAGCGCGGGCGGCACGGCGGCGGCGCAGGAGGTCGTGGTCGAGCCGTAGCGCGGGCGGTCGGGCCTCACATCTCCAGCAGCACCGTGAACGGCCCGTCGTTCGTCAGTGACACCCGCATCTTCGCGCCGAAGCGGCCACAGGCCACCGTCGCGCCCAGCGAACGCAGTTGGGCGACGACCTCGTCGACCAGGGGCTCGGCGACATCGCCGGGTGCGGCGGCGTTCCAGGTGGGCCTGCGGCCCTTCCGGGCGTCGCCGTACAGCGTGAACTGACTGACGACCAGCAGCGGCGCGTCGATGTCCGAGCAGGACTTCTCGTCGGCCAGCATCCGAACGGACCAGAGTTTTCTGGCCAGTTGAGCTGCCTTCTCCTTGGTGTCCTCATGGGTCACCCCCACCAGGACGCACAGGCCCTCGCCATTGATCTCGCCGACCGTCTCGGGGCCGTTCTCGCCCTCGACGACGACGCTCGCCCCGTCCACCCTCTGCACCACAGCACGCATACGGCCCATCATGCCGTGCTCCATACGGCCGGTACGCCCTGCGTCCGTACGGCCGACTTGCGCCGGATGCGCCGCCCGGGAGGTTGGCCTGAACCCCCCATCTGGGGCCGATTGGGGGCACTCGCTCACATAGCGGCCACCGAGGGTGGCACCATGCACACACGCGGTGTACCGCGCCGGTCGAGGGGACGGTAGAGCCACATGAGCACACCAAGTACGGGACAGCCGCTCGGATCTGTGTCGCTGACCCGCATGAGCGCTGCGCGACGTACGAACGTGCCACGCCCGCCCACGCAGCGCACGGCCAGTGCGGTGCTGTCCGGGCAGCCCGGGTACGACCTCGCCGCGCTGCTCCTGCGGGAGCTGCGCGAGCTGCGCAGGGACGCGCAGCAGAACGAGGCGGACCTGAGCTATGTCCGGCGCCTGCTGCAGGGGCGGATCGACATCCTGCGGGCCGAGGTCGCGCGCCGCAGGGACCCGGCGGCGCCGGGTCCTGAGGGCACGGGCCCGGAGGGGCCGGTCGTGGACCGCCTCTCGGAGATCCTCATGGACGGGCCCGCCCGGCACCGCTCGTCGGCCCGGCATGTGACGCTGGGCACGCCGCACAGCGCGGAGTACGGCCTCCTGGCGACGGAGATGCTCGCCGAGGTCGAGCTCTCCGACCTGGAAGCCCGCACGGACGACGAGCTGCACACGGCCATGGGGCGCCTCACCCGCTACGAACAGCAGGTTTCCCGGCGCCGCCAGCAGCTGCAGCGCACGGCGGACGATTGCAGTGCGGAGATCGCCCGCAGGTACCGTGAAGGTGAAGCACAAGTAGACGACCTGCTCGCGTGACCCGGTGATCCCGGCTTCCGCGGGCGGCCGTCACGCCACCTCCGCCCCGGAAGGCCGAAGATGACCTCCACGTCCGCCGAGTCCGTCGCCACCCCCGTCATACCCCCGGTCCTCGCCGAGGTCGTACGTTCCGGCTTCGTCGAGGGCCGCCACAGGGGAAGCCTGGTGCTGCTCGCGGCCGACGGCAGCGTGGAGCTGGCGATGGGGGACGTGACGGCCCCCGTCTTCCCGCGGTCCGCGAACAAGCCGATGCAGGCTGCGGCGGTGCTGCGGGCGGGTCTGGAGCTGTCGGGCGAGCGGCTCGCGCTCGCCGCGGCGAGCCACTCCGGGGAGGGGTTCCACCGGGACCTCGTCCAGAAGATGCTGGCCGAGCACGGCCTGACGGCGGCGGACCTGCAGTGCCCGCCGGACCTCCCGCTCGACGCGGTCGAGGCCGAGACGTATCTGGCAGCGGGTGCCGTTCGTGACCGGGTAACGATGAACTGCTCCGGCAAGCACGCGGCGATGCTGGCGGTCTGCGACCTGAACGGCTGGCCCGCGGACTCCTACCTGGACCCGCGGCACCCCCTCCAGCAGCTCGTCCTGAAGGTCGTCGAGGAAGCCGCGGGGGAGCGGGTGGCGGCCGTCGGCACGGACGGCTGCGGAGCCCCCCTGATGGCGATCTCCCTGACCGGCCTCGCGCGCGCCTTCCGGCACTTCGTCCTCGCCCCCGAGGGGACGGCGGAGCGCCGGGTCGCGGACGCGATGCGGGCCCACCCCGAGTACGTGGCCGGCACGCGCCGTCCCGACACCTGGCTGATGCGGGAGATCCCGGGTGCTCTCTCCAAGATGGGCGCCGAGGCGGTGCAGGCGTTCGCCCTGCCGGACGGCCGCGCCCTCGCCTTCAAGGTCGACGACGGCGGGATACGGGCCCTTGGCCCCGTCCTGGCCCGGGTGCTGAGCCTGGCGGGCGTGGAGGGCGACGTGCTCGCCCGGGTCGGCAGCGCGCCCCTGCTGGGCGGTGCCGTCGAGGTGGGCGGGATCCGGGCGGCGTTCTAGGCCCTTTCCGGTCCGTGGGAGCGCGCCGGCCGCGGACCGATGGTTGACCGGACTCCCGGCTCCCCTCCGGATGGGAGCCCGGTCAACCAGCTCTGTCAGCCCAGCTAGGCCGTCTGTCAGCCCGACTGGGCGAGCAGCAGGACGAGGAGCGCAGCCCCGACGCCGCTGATTTTGGTGTTCTTGGCCTTGATGCCCACGGTCAGCAGCACGAAGGCGACGATGCCCAGCGGCCCGTACTTCCACTGGATGAGCTGCTCGAATCCAATGGCGAGGGCGGCGATGGCGATGGCGATGAGCGGCATGACGTTCCCCCTTTCGGGACGGGGCGCCGAGCCCCGTCCCCTCTGGTCGACAGCCATCCGATGAGCAACCACTGGGGCCAACCCCCTAAGGGCTCCTACCAGGTTGCCTAAGTTGGCTACCAACTCCACCTGAGTTATCTCCGTGATGGCTCGATTTATAACCAGCTTCCGAGCAACTCCCCAAAGATGGCGCGAAGTTGTACTGTTTGGTTGTGAGCCCGGAACCTGCCCCCGTCAACGGGATGAAGAGGCCGCCAAGGTCGCATCACGAGGTGGCCGACGAGCTGCGCGACCGGATCAGGTCCGGGACGCTGCGCCCGGGGCAGCGCATGCCGACCCAGGCCGAGCTGGCCGACGAGTTCGGCGTCGAGCGCGGCGCGATACGCGAGGCGCTGCGCACGCTCCGGGGTGAGAACCTGCTGGCGAACGTGTCCAAGGGGAGCCCCGCCACGGTCGCCGTCGGCTCGAAGCAGGCGCTGTCCGGGCCCGGCGGCGTACAGCCGCAGCCCACCATGGTCGGCCTCGCCCCGCGCATCGCCGCGGCGTTCGAGGCCCCCCACGTGGAGATCGACGCGCTCTGTCTGACCTCCATCTCGCTCACGATGGCGATCGGGGAACCGCTCCGTCAGATTCACGCCGGACAGCGCAAACCGGCCAAGGTCGACGTCCGGGTGATGCTGCCGAGCCGCAGCATCGATCTCGCCTTTCCGGCGCCGGTGGACAGCGGGGACGACGAGGACGGCCAGGTGCACAGGCGCTGGCTCGACCAGCGGAACGCGCAGGGGCAGGTGCTCCGCCACAATCTGCTCGCGCTGCGGGCCTCGCACGGCATCGACGTGGACGTCTCGTTCCGCGCACTGCCGTTCACGCCGCCGGTGAAGCTGTATCTCCTCAACGGCTCCGAGGCGCTCTTCGCGTACTACACGCTGACCAAGCAGAGCGAACAGATCGACCACGAGTACCTGGAGATGTACGACGCCCAGGGCGCGCAGTCGATGCTCTTTCCCTTCCAGCAGGGCGACGGACTGCGGGACACGACGTTCGTGGAGCAGTCCCATCTTTGGTTCAACGCGCTCTGGGGAACGATCAGTCAGGACCTGGAGCTGGCGCGGGGCTAGCTCCAGCCCCTGACCCGAGGGTGCTAGATGGCGGGGCCGGTCATCATCAGCGCGAGGACGACGGCGCCGATGGAGCTGCAGGTGGGGCTCTTCGCCTTGATCCCGACGGTCAGGAGCAGCAGTCCGACGATGCCGGTGGTTCCGTACTGCCACTGCACGAACTGCTCGAAGGTGATGGCGCATGTCGCTGCGAGGAGGGCGAGGACGGCCATGATGGTTCCCCCTTCTGCCATCTCGGATGAGTTGGCAACCAACTTCACTTGAGTTGTCCCCACTTGGTCCCACTACATAAACAACTTCAAGACAACTGCCCGGAGATGGTGGGCAGTTGTATCGTCTGGTCGTGACCCAGGAGAACGTTGCAGTGAACGGCAGCAGAAAACTCACTCCCCAGGACATCGCAGACGCCCTCCGCGACCGCATCCGCTCCGGTGACCTCAAGCCGGGCGACCGCCTCCCCACCCAGGCGGTGCTCGCGGAGGAGTTCGGCGTGGAGCGGGGGACGGTGCGGCAGGCGTTGAAGACACTGCAGGGCGACGGACTCCTGGCCAACGTGAGCAAGGGCAGCCCCCCACGCATCGCGGCGGAGCCACCGGCATCGGCGGGCGTGGAGCCCCAGGCGTCGATGGTGGGCCTGGCCCCCCGCCTGTCGGGCGCGTTCTCGGAGCCGCAGGTGCGGATCGATGTGGTGTCGTATACGGCGGAGACGCTGATGATCGCGCTCGGAGAGCCGGTGCGTCTCATCCACGAGGGCCGTATCAGGCCCGAGTCGATCGCCGTACGCATCCTGCTGCCCAGCAGCGACATCACGCTTGCCTTCCCCCGACCGACCGGAGGGCAGGACGACGAGGGCCGCGTGCACCAGCGGTGGCTGGCCCAGCGCAACGCCCAGGGCCAGGTCCTGCGCCACAACCTGCGCGCGCTGCGGGCCTCGCACGGCATCGACGTGGACGTCTCGTTCCGCGCGCTGCCGTTCACGCCGCCGGTGAAGCTGTATCTGCTGAACCAGCAGGAGGCGCTCCTGGCCTACTACACGATCGAGCGCAGCATGCTGGACTTCGGCAGCGCTGAGATGGAGGCGTTCGACGTGTCCGGGCTGAAGTCGCCCCTGTTCTCCTTCGAGAAGAACGCGGCCCCCCGGGACGCCGCGTTCGTGGAGGAGTCCCAGAAATGGTTCGACGCGCTCTGGGCAACGATCGCGACGGAGTTGACACTCTCTTAGTGACTCCTGACGCGACGCAGACTGAGTGGATGGCAGAAGAGACCGAAAAGCTGCGGGAACTGATCAAGCGAGCCCGCTTTGTCCTCTTCGACTTCGACGGACCCATCTGCCGGCTGTTCGCCGGCCACTCGGCCGAGCGGATCGCGAGTGATCAGGTCCGCTGGCTCGAGGAGCGGGGCCTGCGCGGTCTGCTGACCCCGGAGGAGCGGGCGCAGCCCGACCCCCATGCCGTCCTGCGGGCGGTCGACCGCAGACACCCCGGCAGCGATCTGGTGGGCGAGCTCGAAGAGCGGCTCACCCATCAGGAACTGACGGCGGTGGCGTCGGCATGGCCCACCCAGTACGCGGACCCCCTCATCATGACGTGGCACGCCATGGGCTCCCGTCTGGCCGTC
This Streptomyces sp. NBC_01283 DNA region includes the following protein-coding sequences:
- a CDS encoding putative leader peptide, which gives rise to MQRQADLTKRRAVDLCRVAAMLCRTF
- a CDS encoding folate-binding protein YgfZ — its product is MKSPLLSLPGAVPAEGVDEGVAAHYGDLFREQRALADGTGFVDLSHRGVVTVSGPDRLSWLHLLLTQHVTELPVGRATEALILSANGHIEHALYLVDDGETVWAHVEPGTQDALVAYLESMKFFNRVEVADRTDEFAVVYLPAGSIAAVPEGVVVRETAQGRDLFLPRASLESYAEESGPAIGILAHEALRVEAHRPRLGFETDHRTIPHELGWIGTAVHLQKGCYRGQETVARVQNLGKPPRRLVFLHLDGSEVHLPAAGTELRLASEGDEGRKLGFITTAVRHHELGPIALALVKRNVPLDAALSAGGTAAAQEVVVEP
- a CDS encoding DUF2993 domain-containing protein; amino-acid sequence: MKRSVRILLIVLVILGGLFVGADRLAVNFAEDEAAEKLRTSEGLADKPDVSIKGFPFLTQVAGGTLDDVEIGIKDYDATSGSDKIRIADLNARMKGVEFSGDYSSATADTATGTARISYDELLKEAQGEPVQLPLGATGKVVGLSDGGGNKVKVEVEVSKGGAKLPKPVHVLSSVRVEGDTIKVNADEIPKKFEVMGVSIPLPEGLVRDVTDFEEKVTGLPGGIKIDSVEPARDGVDISVKGTNVKLAG
- a CDS encoding FABP family protein, producing the protein MIEIPSDLHPDLVPLVWLLGNWAGAGVTDFPGAEKANFGQEVSFSHDGRDFIEYHSHTWVLDAEGNKVKPLESESGFWRIDKDRKVETVMVRDDGVVEVWYGELADQKPQIDLVTDAVARTAASGPYTGGKRLYGYVKGDLMWVGEKQTPEVPLRPYMSAQLKKVVSPEDVAEMARGLGDLPDDGIAFFK
- a CDS encoding DUF1416 domain-containing protein, with amino-acid sequence MCGAKAGGPDASTIKPGETTIQGQVTRDGEPVSGYVRLLDSTGEFTAEVPTSATGQFRFYAAEGTWTLRALIPGGTADRTVVAQTGGLAEVAIAV
- a CDS encoding DUF3099 domain-containing protein, whose protein sequence is MFARRRHAYFAMMGTCIALFVLAWGVVRLWSIPVAVGMCVVAMVIPPLAAIVANRRGPEDRWWDDPSGDPKSDEWWDELDGKHRR
- a CDS encoding transcriptional repressor; the encoded protein is MASTDSDWKSDLRQRGYRLTPQRQLVLEAVDTLEHATPDDILCEVRKTASGVNISTVYRTLELLEELGLVSHAHLGHGAPTYHLADRHHHLHLVCRDCTNVIEADVSVAAEFTAKLRDTFGFDTDLKHFAIFGRCEDCSGKKE
- a CDS encoding MoaD/ThiS family protein, which encodes MVNGTIRYWAAAKAAAGVAEEPYAASTLAEALDAARERHPGELVQVLRRCSFLIDGDPVGTRGHETVRLAEGGTVEVLPPFAGG
- a CDS encoding alpha/beta hydrolase produces the protein MTSGPAGHEAGTSVPPITRTPPRVQRRVTLRTQDGVPIEAEYEPGPDPAGELVIVLAHGFTGGIDRPHVRRAAGVFAQRAAVITFSFRGHGGSGGLSTVGDREVLDLAAAVEWARSKGHARVVTVGFSMGGSVVLRHAALAGTAHGGRTEARVDAVVAVSAPARWFYRGTAPMRRLHWVVTRPLGRVVGRLGLHTRIHPHEWDPVPLSPVESVPLIAPTPLLIVHGDRDPYFPVDHPRMLAAAARGGAELWLEAGMGHAENAADDALLGRIAEWATASWTSATAEREELPW
- a CDS encoding DsrE family protein — translated: MAKKLVIKVTAGADAPERCSQAFTVAAVAVASGVEVSLWLTGESAWFALPGRAAEFDLPHAAPLPDLIDSIVAAGRITLCTQCAARRDITEKDVIDGVRIAGAQVFVQEAMTDGTQALVY
- a CDS encoding sulfurtransferase, with product MSRSDVLVDADWVEAHIDDPKVAIVEVDEDTSAYDKNHIKNAIRIDWTDDLQDPVRRDFVDQEGFEKLLSAKGIANDTTVVLYGGNNNWFASYAFWYFKLYGHQDVKLLDGGRKKWELDSRDLVDGSEVPSRPATDYKAKPQDTSIRAFRDDVVKAIGAQNLVDVRSPDEFSGKLLAPAHLPQEQSQRPGHVPSARNIPWSKNANDDGTFKSDDELKALYEDEQVDLAKDTIAYCRIGERSALTWFVLHELLGQTNVKNYDGSWTEYGSLVGVPIELGANK
- the dtd gene encoding D-aminoacyl-tRNA deacylase, yielding MRAVVQRVDGASVVVEGENGPETVGEINGEGLCVLVGVTHEDTKEKAAQLARKLWSVRMLADEKSCSDIDAPLLVVSQFTLYGDARKGRRPTWNAAAPGDVAEPLVDEVVAQLRSLGATVACGRFGAKMRVSLTNDGPFTVLLEM